The genomic window CTTCTTTTGCGATGTTGGGAGACATCATACTGGCAGAGCCAAAAGCAACCATCGGCTTTGCAGGGCGGCGAGTGATTGAGCAAACCCTGCGCGAAAAGCTACCAGATGATTTTCAGACATCGGAATATTTACTACAGCACGGCTTTGTAGACGCAATTGTGCCTCGCACCGGGTTAAAGAAAACTCTGGCGCAGCTAATTAGCCTGCACCAACCCATCTCCCCTGTACCGTCGATGATGCCAGTACCAGAAGCACTCAGAGTGGGTTTCTAGGTAAGCGAAGCGATTCTCAACAGAACCAGTTTTTCCTTTTGAGAGGAAAGCGATCGCGCCAGATGGGATGATATTGATATTAGATCGGCTCATCTAAGCACCATCATGGGGTTTGCAGACCTGTCAATTGCAGAAATCGCCGCAGACTACAGCTTCCCAGTAGAGGAGGTCTGTAATCTGTGCCAACAGTTGGGAATCGCCTATAAAACCCCCCAGACTCGTCTAGCTCTGGAGGATGCCAAGGCTATTATTTCTAAGATTCTGTCTCAAAAACGGGGATCGGGTGCTGACGAAGGGTAAAATTAATCCCGACCAACCACCCTAAGCCTCTACTGTCGATTTTCTTTTTGACAACGGACAAAGCTTCTAATCGCCCTTTTTGATGGGTCAGCACTTATGCACCCTTCTTAAGAGCGGTTTATAAGGTTGAGTCCTTAGCTTGTGTTGTGGAACAAAAACTCGCGCAAAACTTTTTAAGGAGAACCATGCTTAAGCGATACATAAGTCTGGCTATAACCACTGTATTTTGCACTTTTGTGCTACTTGTCGGTCGAGCGATGGCAGTAGAACTGAACCCAGACGTTCGCACCATACCCTTGAATGGTCAAGGGGAACAGGTGACATTGAGCCTGAAACAAGTTGCAGAAGGCAAACGTTTATTTAACTATGCCTGCGCTCAGTGCCATGCTGGAGGTGTCACGAAGACCGATTTTAACATCGGTCTGTCACCAGACGACCTAGCTGGTGCAACCCCACCACGTGACAATATTGCCGCTCTGGTGGATTATATGCACCATCCCACGACCTACGACGGAGAAACACCGATCTCTGAGCTGCACCCCAGCACAGAAAGCTCCGATATTTACACAGTGATGAGAAATCTCACGGAAGATGACCTGTATGCGATCGCTGGTCACATCCTCCTCCAGCCGAAAATTTTAGGCGAACAGTGGGGCGGCGGTAAAGCCGTGCGCTAAGAGAAAATTTGTTCAAGACACGATTTATCGCGTCTTGAGTTAAGAGTTAGGAGTTATGAGTTATAAATTTTAAATTAACTCTCAACTCCCAACTCTTCTCAACTCAAAAGCCTCTCAACTCCACGCTCCTATCATGCTGCGTCAATTACTCTCACTTCGCCGTCTATTTTTGATTTTGGGTATCTGCCTTTTGGTCTTCACGGTCAGCTTACCAGCGTTTGCCGCAGACACCTACATTCGGCAGTATCTGCGCGTTACTGAGTCAATCTCGTTAGACTTAGATGAGCAAGGTCAGACTCGCCAATTCTCCCCTGAAGATTTATCCGCAGGTAAGCGACTGTTTGAGCAGCACTGTCTAAATTGTCACGTCGGCGGCGCTACCTTACCAGATCCCACAGTGTCTCTGTCCCTAGCAGACTTGCATGGTGCCACTCCACCCCGCGACAATATCAACAGTTTAGTTGCCTTTCTGCGGGAACCAATGACCTATGACGGCAGCGAAGAAACCTTTTGGTGTCGTCAAGTGCCGGAAAGCTGGATGCCGCGTCAGGATGTGGAAAATATAGCCGGATTTATACTCAGGGCAGCGCAGAAGGCACCGGGATGGGGTACAAATAATTTTTGACCCCCGCTTCCTTTAAGGATGCAGCCATCTATTGCACAATTATGAAAAAAAAATAGTATGACAGCTTGTCAAAGATAAAGGTAAAATATTGATAAAGAAATTAAATTGTTAATTTTGGGAGGAAACGATGAAATTGAAAATGACATTTTCACGAAGCATAGGTTTACTAATTTGCACAGTTATGCTAGTAATCTCTAGCTTTGTGATGTCAGTTTCTCCTGCATCAGCAGACAGCTACACCGTGAAAATGGGTACTGACCAAGGGCTGCTGAAGTTTGATCCGGCTAATATTACGATTAAGCCCGGTGACACAGTTAAGTTTGTTAATAATAAACTTGCTCCCCACAATGCTGTTTTTGATGACAAGGGAGTGCCAACTGGAGATAAGGCACTAGCAACTAAACTGACTCACACCAAGTTACTCTACTCTCCTGGTGAGTCCTACGAGGCAACTTTCCCAGCAGATACACCACCAGGTACTTATACGTACTATTGCCAACCTCACCGTGGCGCTGGAATGGTTGGTAAAATCACAGTTGCTGGGTAAGATAGCCTTACCATCCACGTGATGCTCGTTATTCAGAATTGCCGCTGAGGTTTAAGTTTTCTTCTCCTCCTTGGTAACAAAAAAGCCTTGCAGAATCTTAGAATAGTTTTGCAAGGCTTTTTTGTATTGACTTGCTCCATTAAAAATAGGAGAACCAAGTTGAGGAAACTGTTATCGGTTGTACTGATGGTTACGCTTGTGTTGATTGCCTTGACTCGTCCAGTAGCAGCTGATACAGTAGATGGTGCAAAAATCTTCAGCGCCAACTGTTCTGCTTGTCACATGGGCGGCGGCAACGTTATTATGGCTAATAAAACTTTGAAAAAAGATGCCCTAGATAAGTACAGTATGAACTCAATGGAGGCGATTGTAACCCAAGTAACGAATGGCAAAAATGCTATGCCAGCCTTCAAGGGGCGTCTAAACAAAAAACAAATTGAGGACGTTGCCAGCTATGTTATGGAAAAGGCAGAAAAAGGCTGGTAATCTTCCCAGGCTTTCATCGTAACCCCATAACTAGACCCCTTTAGAAAGTGCGAGGGGTCTTTTGTTTTCAGGAGTTCATCAGCGATCCATATCCCTAGAGATGGAGTTTAATCCTAGATATCTATCCAGAGGTCAAAAGACAGCAACAAAGAAATTAAGTTATGTTATTTCCAGTCTTTGGATAGTTAGGAAAAACGCTTGTGGTTCCTTTACGCGATGATAATCCCACACGCATCACTCCATATGTTACTTATGGACTGATTGCTGCGAATATTTTGGTTTTTTTATATGAGCTGACTTTAGAACCGCAACAGTTGGAGGGATTTTTCCGCGTCGCCGCTGTCGTTCCCTGCCAACTCTC from Funiculus sociatus GB2-C1 includes these protein-coding regions:
- a CDS encoding translation initiation factor IF-2; this translates as MGFADLSIAEIAADYSFPVEEVCNLCQQLGIAYKTPQTRLALEDAKAIISKILSQKRGSGADEG
- the psbV gene encoding photosystem II cytochrome c-550, producing the protein MLKRYISLAITTVFCTFVLLVGRAMAVELNPDVRTIPLNGQGEQVTLSLKQVAEGKRLFNYACAQCHAGGVTKTDFNIGLSPDDLAGATPPRDNIAALVDYMHHPTTYDGETPISELHPSTESSDIYTVMRNLTEDDLYAIAGHILLQPKILGEQWGGGKAVR
- the psbV2 gene encoding photosystem II cytochrome PsbV2, producing the protein MLRQLLSLRRLFLILGICLLVFTVSLPAFAADTYIRQYLRVTESISLDLDEQGQTRQFSPEDLSAGKRLFEQHCLNCHVGGATLPDPTVSLSLADLHGATPPRDNINSLVAFLREPMTYDGSEETFWCRQVPESWMPRQDVENIAGFILRAAQKAPGWGTNNF
- the petE gene encoding plastocyanin, whose amino-acid sequence is MKLKMTFSRSIGLLICTVMLVISSFVMSVSPASADSYTVKMGTDQGLLKFDPANITIKPGDTVKFVNNKLAPHNAVFDDKGVPTGDKALATKLTHTKLLYSPGESYEATFPADTPPGTYTYYCQPHRGAGMVGKITVAG
- the petJ gene encoding cytochrome c6 PetJ, which gives rise to MRKLLSVVLMVTLVLIALTRPVAADTVDGAKIFSANCSACHMGGGNVIMANKTLKKDALDKYSMNSMEAIVTQVTNGKNAMPAFKGRLNKKQIEDVASYVMEKAEKGW